TGCCGCAACAACCATGGGCGAATATTTTATGAAGCAGGGACGGGATGTTCTGGTGGTGTTCGACGACCTGACCCGACATGCTCAGGCGTATCGCCAGCTGTCCTTGCTGCTGCGACGTCCCCCCGGACGGGAGGCGTTCCCCGGTGATATTTTTTACATCCACTCCCGCCTGCTTGAACGGGCCACCCATCTCAATACAGAACAGGGGGGAGGCACGCTGACAGCCTTGCCTATCATTGAAACGGAAGAGCAAAATATCTCGGCGTACATCCCGACAAATCTTATCTCCATCACGGACGGACAGATTTATCTGAACCCCGACCTGTTCCAGCGAGGAATTCTTCCAGCGGTGGATGCGGGAAAATCTGTTTCCAGAGTTGGCGGACGAGCCCAAATGCCCGGCTATCGCAAAGTTGCAGGGGATTTGCGGCTTACATACTCTCAATTTCAGGAACTGGAGGCCTTCGCACGCTTCGGAACCAGACTGGATGAAGAAACACGCTCAAAACTAGAGCATGGGAAAAGAGTACGCGAGATTCTAAAACAAGAGCGCTTTGCCCCGCTCACCCCCGGAGAACAAGTAGCCGTATTACTAGCGGTAACCAAAGGACACTTCGACAAGCTGCCCCTTGAAGAAATTGACCAAGCGCAACAGCACGTGATTACAGCCCTTACCAGCGCGCTGGACGAAATAGAATTGCTAGGCGAAGCACAGGCAAATGATCCCATCTGGGACACCGCCAGCAAGGCGCTTGACTCGCTGTTTGCGAAAGAGTCCCCCGAGGAGGCGTAGTTCTGTGCAGACACTTGAAAGCTTGAAAAAGCGAATCCACACAGCCTCTGACTTACTTTCGTTGGTAAAGACCATGAAGAGTCTTGCTGCCGTCAACATTCGGCATTTTGAACAAGCAGCACAGTCTCTTGAAGAATACGCTATTGTGGTGGAACAGGCGTGGCGAGTGTTCCTCCTCTCCGAGGGAGAAATTGCACCTTTTGCTAAAACAAAAAAGGCCGTGATATTGGCGATCGGTTCAGATCAGGGAATGTGCGGCCAGTTTAACGAAATCATCCAACAGCACGCCCAGACGGAGAAAGAATCCCTGCAAGCGTCCGGTATAGAAACGGAGTTCTGGGTAGCCGGAGACCGGATTAAATCCGGACTGGGTGATGCGGGGCATCCTCCCACCCTTACTTTTCATATCCCAAGCACGCTGGGGGGGATTCATTCCGTTGTGGCCGAATTCATAGAGCATATAGCTGCATGGCGATACAAGAAGGGAGTGACACGATTTTCTACGGTGTTCAACGCTCCCCTCGGAATGCAGGGGTATGCCCCACAGAGTGTGCATGTTTTACCACTTGATCAAGAGTGGACTGACCAGCGAACAAAGGAAGCGTGGCCTGAAAGATGTCACCCTCAATTTTTCATTCCCGCAAAGCAATTGCTTAGCGGACTGTTTGAGCAACACCTGTTCGTATCTCTCTATGGTGCTCTGGCCCGTTCCCTTGCTGCGGAAAATGCTGCGCGCCTTATGGCCATGCAAGCAGCAGAAAAAAACATTATGGATATGCGGGATACTCAGGAAGCAAAGTTTCGGGAGCTACGCCAAAACGCCATTACAGAAGAATTGCTGGATATTGTTTCCGGCTTTGAAGCTCTCACAAGAGAGCACAATACCTAACTTTCATTTGACAATCCCTACCGACACAGAACATTATTCCAACTCGATTAATTATGCTCCCAGGACTTGCCCAATGAAAGAAAAATACTCACTGCTCCTGATCTTCCTGTTCGTTGTCACGCCGCTGGTCACAATTACACTTCTGCCTGCAAATTTGTGGGTTCTATTCAATATCGTACTGTTCACCATAATTATTGTCATCAGCTACAACATGGAGAACAAAAAGCACGCCCCCGGCCCTCTGGCACAAACCGGTCTTTTAGCAGGGATCCTCTGCTTTGAAACTCTGCTTTGGGGTTGCGCTAATTTCATTTTCCTAAATCCGGCTATTTCCAGCGTAACAATGTGGCAAACAGTAGGTGTACTGGCTGCCAGCAGCCTCACAGCTGTTTTCTCTTTCG
This sequence is a window from Halodesulfovibrio aestuarii DSM 17919 = ATCC 29578. Protein-coding genes within it:
- a CDS encoding alternate F1F0 ATPase, F1 subunit alpha, encoding MTKPSLKHTIEQALQAVRKGKDEFTLDTESMEVGRILSIVQGVAYAEGVGAVRAEELLMLGHDVPGMALDILPEKIGIVLMGSGKNLKANEEVARTGRVLDVPVGEGLIGRIITPLGMPLDGRGAIREDERWPVEQEAPPILHRAPVIKPLQTGLKVIDTLIPIGRGQRELILGDRQTGKTAIALDTICNQKDTGVICIYCAIGQRSSSVARVLNEMEKSGAMAYSFAVVVEGDDQPGMQYIAPYAATTMGEYFMKQGRDVLVVFDDLTRHAQAYRQLSLLLRRPPGREAFPGDIFYIHSRLLERATHLNTEQGGGTLTALPIIETEEQNISAYIPTNLISITDGQIYLNPDLFQRGILPAVDAGKSVSRVGGRAQMPGYRKVAGDLRLTYSQFQELEAFARFGTRLDEETRSKLEHGKRVREILKQERFAPLTPGEQVAVLLAVTKGHFDKLPLEEIDQAQQHVITALTSALDEIELLGEAQANDPIWDTASKALDSLFAKESPEEA
- a CDS encoding F0F1 ATP synthase subunit gamma; its protein translation is MQTLESLKKRIHTASDLLSLVKTMKSLAAVNIRHFEQAAQSLEEYAIVVEQAWRVFLLSEGEIAPFAKTKKAVILAIGSDQGMCGQFNEIIQQHAQTEKESLQASGIETEFWVAGDRIKSGLGDAGHPPTLTFHIPSTLGGIHSVVAEFIEHIAAWRYKKGVTRFSTVFNAPLGMQGYAPQSVHVLPLDQEWTDQRTKEAWPERCHPQFFIPAKQLLSGLFEQHLFVSLYGALARSLAAENAARLMAMQAAEKNIMDMRDTQEAKFRELRQNAITEELLDIVSGFEALTREHNT